A genomic window from Polyodon spathula isolate WHYD16114869_AA chromosome 43, ASM1765450v1, whole genome shotgun sequence includes:
- the LOC121305441 gene encoding E3 ubiquitin-protein ligase TRIM39-like: MVLLGFSPLLIASLFVNFVFSRSLIKSVSMKSIVVISGISDYVCCCEPGIDYAEILKKLNAVGYVTNRVWQQICEAKTEVTLNPATAGPGLTVNVDDSLVKFTGVREAEWPSVLGREVFTSGRHYWEVEVGEKGYWAVGVSTHPGEKIIPEKPEEGYWLMRLSARGRKYEAVGKSLFTNPPPSLQDSQPSLLLTLEHKLYKVGMYLNYCKGELSFYNVYDADNRYAMHTFKYNFTEVVYPVFSPGCHDKGPLKITRFD, from the exons ATGGTTTTGCTTGGGTTCAGTCCTTTATTAATTGCTTCGCTGTTCGTCAACTTTGTGTTTTCAA GAAGCTTGATCAAAAGTGTTTCCATGAAGAGTATTGTGGTTATTTCAGGGATCAGTGACTACGTGTGCTGTTGTGAACCAGGAATAG attaTGCTGAAATTCTGAAGAAATTAA ATGCGGTGGGGTATGTTACAAACAGAG TATGGCAACAGATTTGTGAAGCCAAAA CTGAAGTGACCCTGAATCCTGCCACAGCTGGCCCAGGACTCACAGTTAATGTAGATGACTCCCTGGTGAAATTCACAGGGGTGAGAGAAGCAGAGTGGCCCAGTGTGCTGGGCAGGGAAGTGTTCACCTCAGGGAGACACTACtgggaggtggaggtgggagagAAGGGCTACTGGGCTGTGGGGGTCTCCACACACCCTGGAGAAAAGATCATACCTGAGAAACCAGAGGAGGGCTACTGGCTCATGAGGCTGTCAGCAAGAGGGAGGAAGTATGAAGCAGTGGGCAAGAGCCTATTCACTAACCCTCCTCCATCCCTACAAGACAGCCAGCCCTCTCTCCTTCTCACACTGGAACACAAGCTATATAAAGTGGGGATGTATCTGAACTATTGTAAAGGGGAATTGTCGTTTTACAATGTCTATGATGCAGACAATAGATATGCAATGCACACTTTTAAATACAACTTCACTGAGGTGGTTTACCCTGTCTTCAGCCCAGGCTGTCACGATAAAGGACCTTTGAAAATCACCAGGTTTGATTAA